From one Planococcus citri chromosome 3, ihPlaCitr1.1, whole genome shotgun sequence genomic stretch:
- the LOC135838944 gene encoding uncharacterized protein LOC135838944 isoform X2: MWGIKNSSKVTRFLTPETKIGRNKSNHVVLSMKCLKISRFHAVIRFIDNIPFIKDVSVAETSEWGVFINKVAILKHRWCELKLGDIVAFGAPTVEEKGCITEIVDVDPEENNQPADLSDIPTQAPAPMPVASNSQETIFDLTADEIVNEEPIPPSPAKHKDASVCILSSDEDDEVIFSSPTRLTVEFTPKEKEPKTMIDITSTMNGLLKPPVIMPPPPAPAPVTPPRPPSDCIENQLAVAVGQTESQNSSPMLYEDVKPVKSLIKQEFFEDTQELRNVLNYSMPDEIISLDSDEEDFPSSQLLNTSQVMDIPDYSSTFSLMYELKSEVPSDDEDIKFICSDAWYGPLSQTTEDVKPGLSKGSRKFDPVLENADDTSLDMEVSLDEVDESSLEKTVDASHDEIDNVGSPFVPIASSSKPLEKQRNEPRKIAVISPQPRPKKRRPGDGDEYKKKRKHSRESSDSVREQLPITERSSKTKSPSRKHSSGQSSSSSSKKEKREKIKELYKDRPAQPEKVVREHKVTPKVKKTDKNRGFFLTELDTSSSVSASSSSPSGTANKIGTEVEPSTSSKIVESKLEPGGVDKERCKSESDDNVVTKERAESVLKREIPLSLKITTVPSGNNSSKIAFSPTADMSSLKTLLPKLPIISSLKIAGKSILKKPVATKSMYQKENHHSGRSKKVKFADKIISGCKEIDVDYEVSNISQYKKYEILIRKCSIEFDQALTTVLSWNVKWLQEQQKHVEPPPLYPAVYQNNSVSDAVEKYKEELKYSMFHLIWKNIFANWNMPNNDDFPSTQVPGGRPASNCYVFEIQKCEGSSKDSQISLFTIYAKRELLFFEAPDPAICVGKLAIMNFAVIKPPSESIIKTMAFAYIQSYNRCTDEGRVFDQVVLKIYAKPFRIVPGEVRLKVLNYARQLLKQFQALGMTRSCPIIKPMCDVNFHDYLNSTNIGESKSKPVRFARLLDPAQKKAVITSLNCFTKDSSLSIVDGPCGTGKTQVIVSTLHELFGSNENKDAKVLVITVNDKLADDLVYRMCKDTFDKNVLRFGFCGGLNNSVKHCALDSKIEEILKNEGKDLINIEDEIKILRALSNKLSTEEKLLAEGNPLAEGKKSTERKRKLEDLNGRMRQCEREIEQLGHENSKMVSHMKFQIAKGKAIDAANVVVTSFGTCWSSNFENNFVPNNSNKGDINEFKICIIDDANFLDENSMLIPQLLQVKHLILVGDRKVRSYPNGPYHKILHYFNLNNKDFITNLDEDHRMFPEVSQWVREYFNLNTDLKVPIRKRRIKLKPFLIIDHISSQVVNYQAVLCEKLAKCILDLDSEKMNFGVSVMVPTNLDKENLRSMLNTSNIQSRIRVDFFDGFSTRENDVIVLCLPASKIFDEWLYIALTRAKMTLIICGDFEAIEAAPSIVSLLNYAKKEKIYFPLKANADQISSEELKGILAL; encoded by the exons ACAGAGATTGTAGATGTCGATCCGGAG GAAAATAATCAGCCCGCCGATTTGAGTGACATTCCTACGCAAGCTCCAGCTCCGATGCCAGTTGCATCTAATTCTCAAGAAACTATTTTCGACCTCACAGCTGATGAGATAGTCAATGAAGAACCTATACCGCCTTCTCCAGCTAAGCATAAAGATGCATCTGTTTGTATTTTGTCGTCGGATGAAGACGACGAAGTGATATTTTCATCTCCTACTCGCTTGACGGTCGAATTTACTCCCAAGGAAAAAGAACCCAAAACTATGATAGACATAACATCTACCATGAATGGTTTATTAAAGCCACCCGTGATAATGCCACCGCCACCAGCTCCAGCACCGGTCACTCCTCCGAGACCACCATCCGATTGTATTGAAAATCAGTTGGCTGTCGCGGTAGGACAAACTGAATCACAGAATTCGTCACCGATGCTTTACGAAGATGTAAAACCAGTCAAATCTTTAATAAAACAAGAATTCTTCGAGGATACGCAAGAGTTACGTAATGTGTTGAATTACTCGATGCCGGATGAAATAATTTCACTGGATTCGGACGAAGAAGATTTCCCATCTTCACAACTACTAAACACTAGTCAAGTGATGGATATTCCCGATTATTCGTCGACTTTCAGTTTGATGTACGAATTAAAATCAGAAGTGCCGTCTGACGACGAAGATATAAAATTCATCTGTAGCGATGCGTGGTACGGCCCGTTATCTCAAACCACCGAAGATGTCAAGCCAGGATTGAGTAAAGGATCGCGAAAATTCGACCCGGTTTTGGAAAATGCGGATGATACTTCCTTAGATATGGAGGTATCACTCGATGAAGTTGACGAATCGTCGCTAGAGAAAACTGTCGATGCATCACACGATGAAATCGACAACGTTGGATCTCCGTTTGTTCCTATAGCATCGAGCAGCAAACCCTtagaaaaacaaagaaatgaaCCTCGTAAAATCGCAGTAATATCGCCTCAACCTAGGCCGAAGAAAAGGAGGCCCGGAGATGGTGACGAgtataaaaagaaaagaaaacacagTCGTGAATCTTCTGACTCAGTACGTGAGCAACTCCCGATAACTGAACGATCTTCCAAGACTAAATCTCCGTCAAGAAAACATAGCTCCGGCCAATCTTCGTCTTCATcgtccaaaaaagaaaagagggaaaaaattaaagaattgtaTAAAGACCGACCCGCCCAGCCAGAAAAGGTCGTCAGAGAACATAAAGTAACACCAAAAGTCAAGAAGACCGATAAAAATCGAGGATTTTTCTTAACGGAATTAGATACGAGTTCGTCTGTGTCTGCATCTTCATCTAGTCCCTCAGGAACTGCTAACAAAATTGGAACTGAAGTTGAACCGTCAACGTCGAGTAAAATTGTAGAAAGTAAACTTGAGCCTGGCGGAGTTGACAAAGAACGCTGCAAAAGTGAATCTGATGATAATGTAGTTACCAAAGAACGCGCCGAAAGCGTTCTTAAACGTGAAATTCCTCTTAGTTTAAAAATAACTACAGTTCCTTCTGGAAACAATTCTAGTAAAATTGCATTTAGTCCTACAGCAGATATGAGTTCATTAAAAACTCTGCTTCCTAAATTACCGATCATTAGTTCCTTAAAAATTGCTGGtaaatccattttgaaaaagccAGTGGCAACAAAATCAATGTACCAAAAAGAAAATCATCATTCTGGCCGgtcgaaaaaagtgaaatttgccGATAAAATTATTAGCGGTTGCAAGGAAATAGACGTCGATTACGAAGTATCAAATATATCGCAGTACAAGAAATATGAAATCTTGATTCGTAAATGTTCCATTGAATTTGACCAAGCCCTCACAACGGTACTAAGTTGGAATGTGAAATGGCTGCAG GAGCAACAAAAACACGTGGAACCGCCTCCACTGTATCCAGCCGTGTATCAGAATAATAGCGTTTCGGATGCTGTTGAGAAGTACAAGGAGGAACTTAAATATTCAATGTTCCATTTGATTTGGAAAAACATATTTGCCAATTGGAACATGCCAAATAATGATGATTTCCCTTCAACTCAAGTTCCTGGGGGCAGACCAGCTTC GAATTGTTACGTTTTCGAGATACAGAAATGTGAGGGATCTTCAAAAGATTCGCAGATTTCACTTTTTACGATATACGCGAAAA GGGAACTTCTTTTTTTCGAAGCACCTGATCCGGCAATTTGTGTTGGAAAATTGGCTATAATGAATTTCGCAGTCATAAAACCGCCATCAGAAAGCATTATAAAAACAATGGCGTTCGCATACATTCAATCATATAATAGGTGCACCGACGAAG GTCGCGTTTTCGATCAggttgttttgaaaatctacgCTAAACCGTTCCGTATTGTTCCCGGGGAAGTGAGATTGAAA GTATTGAATTACGCTAGGCAGCTACTGAAGCAGTTCCAAGCTCTCGGCATGACTAGGAGTTGTCCAATTATCAAACCGATGTGTGATGTAAATTTTCACGATTACTTAAATTCAACGAACATCGGAGAAAGTAAATCAAAACCAGTGAGATTCGCGCGTCTTTTGGATCCGGCACAAAAAAAAGCTGTCATCACATCGTTAAATTGTTTCACTAAAGATTCTTCACTTAGCATTGTCGATGGTCCTTGCG GTACTGGTAAAACACAAGTTATTGTTAGTACACTACACGAATTGTTTGGTTCTAATGAAAACAAAGATGCGAAAGTGTTAGTGATAACAGTAAACGATAAATTAGCTGATGATTTAGTTTATCGAATGTGTAAAG ATACTTTCGATAAAAACGTTTTACGATTTGGTTTTTGCGGCGGCCTAAATAACAGCGTAAAGCACTGTGCTTTGGATTCGAAAATAGAAGAAATCCTGAAAAACGAAGGGAAAGATCTAATCAACATCGAAGACGAA aTAAAAATACTTAGAGCCCTTAGCAATAAGCTGTCAACAGAAGAAAAACTGTTAGCCGAAGGCAACCCGTTAGCAGAAGGAAAAAAGTCGACGGAAAGAAAACGCAAGCTTGAAGATTTGAACGGAAGAATGCGACAATGCGAAAGAGAAATTGAGCAATTG ggccatgaaaattcgaaaatggtgagtcacatgaaatttcaaatcgctaaAGGTAAGGCGATAGATGCGGCCAATGTCGTCGTAACATCTTTTGGAACCTGCTGGTCttcaaacttcgaaaataattttgtaccGAATAA TTCGAACAAAGGTGATATTAATGAATTTAAGATTTGCATTATCGACGATGCAAATTTTCTCGATGAAAATTCAATGCTGATACCACAATTGCTGCAAGTGAAACATTTAATTTTGGTTGGTGATAGGAAAGTTCGATCTTATCCG AATGGGCCGTACCACAAAATCCtgcattatttcaatttaaataataagGATTTTATTACAAATTTGGACGAAGATCATCGGATGTTCCCGGAGGTGTCGCAGTGGGTTCGGGAATACTTTAATTTGAATACAGATTTAAAAGTACCGATAAGAAAAAGGAGAATCAAGTTGAAACCTTTTTTGATCATTGATCATAT TTCCAGCCAAGTAGTCAATTATCAAGCAGTTTTGTGTGAGAAATTGGCGAAATGTATTTTAGATCtggattctgaaaaaatgaatttcggcgtGAGCGTGATGGTCCCCACAAACTTGGATAAAGAAAACCTACGTTCGATGTTGAATACAAG TAATATCCAAAGTCGAATAcgagtcgattttttcgatGGATTTTCTACTCGGGAAAATGACGTCATAGTGTTATGTCTCCCGGCTTCGAAAATATTTGACGAATGGTTGTACATCGCACTGACGAGAGCAAAAATGACGCTCATTATTTGCGGCGATTTTGAAGCAATTGAA GCTGCGCCATCGATCGTTTCACTAttaaattatgccaaaaaagaaaagatttaTTTTCCGCTGAAAGCGAATGCGGATCAGATTTCTTCGGAAGAGTTGAAAGGTATTTTGGCTTTATGA